A single window of Aspergillus flavus chromosome 4, complete sequence DNA harbors:
- a CDS encoding putative citrate synthase, whose amino-acid sequence MYQKSLEPPMSSGVLHIVDSRTKQKYEIPIRRNVISAIDLKSIKAPAAGTDRADHVADGLRVHDPGLQNTTVIESAISYSDHERGVLLFHGYTLSQLWDSDFEDMLHLLVWGTYPTMQQKKDLNRKLTEQMLAVPDSVHRTIRGLPRTTSPLPLILAGLSAYLACFPDTIPASTHASLYQGNLRNVDHAVIRTVAAYGVIFGLVNSHRKGIDFQPPSQENSYCANLFIMAGLLDRHSSRPDPTKLSCFRRFAMLNADHGMALTVFSALVTASSLTDPISCLISAVAAAYGPLHFGATVSAQRTLREIGSTDKVPEFIEGVKNRRTKLFGYGHRSYKGLDPRVRPIQSILKDLDLSKNDYLKITERIEEIASADDYFRHRGLYPNADFYGNFVFTAIGFDPDIIPAAMLTQRIIGIMAHWREYMCMC is encoded by the exons ATGTATCAAAAGTCACTAGAGCCTCCAATGTCGTCAGGGGTTCTTCATATCGTCGACTCTCGGACAAAGCAGAAGTACGAGATTCCGATTAGACGAAATGTGATTTCTGCCATCGATTTGAAGAGCATCAAGGCACCAGCAGCTGGTACAGACCGTGCAGATCATGTGGCTGATGGGCTGCGGGTACACGATCCAGGGCTCCAGAATACTACGGTGATAGAGTCAGCTATAAGTTATTC TGATCATGAAAGAGGTGTACTTCTCTTTCACGGTTACACATTGTCCCAACTATGGGACAGCGATTTCGAAGACATGTTACATCTACTCGTCTGGGGAACATATCCAACAAtgcaacagaagaaggacttAAACAGGAAGCTTACAGAGCAGATGCTAGCTGTCCCGGACAGTGTGCATCGAACAATTCGAGGACTCCC CCGCACAACGTCCCCATTGCCCCTGATCCTGGCTGGGCTCTCGGCATATCTGGCGTGCTTTCCAGACACAATTCCCGCATCAACACATGCGAGCCTTTACCAAGGAAACCTGCGTAATGTTGACCATGCGGTTATCCGAACTGTAGCGGCATATGGTGTTATTTTTGGTCTGGTAAATAGTCATCGGAAGGGTATTGATTTCCAACCGCCATCGCAGGAGAATAGCTACTGTGCGAATCTATTCATTATGGCAGGGCTGTTGGATCGACATTCCAGTCGCCCAGATCCAACTAAGCTGTCATGCTTCCGGCGCTTTGCCATGCTGAACGCCGACCATGGCATGGCCCTGACAGTATTCTCAGCATTAGTGACAGCATCCTCGTTGACGGATCCTATTTCCTGCTTGATCAGTGCGGTGGCAGCCGCATATGGGCCCCTGCACTTTGGTGCTACTGTGTCTGCCCAGCGTACGCTCCGGGAAATCGGAAGTACAGACAAGGTTCCCGAGTTTATAGAGGGGGTAAAGAACAGGCGAACGAAGTTATTTGGATATGGACACCGCTCCTACAAGGGTCTGGATCCCAGGGTTCGTCCAATTCAGTCAATCCTGAAGGACCTGGACTTGTCAAAGAATGATTATCTGAAAATCACCGAGCGCATCGAGGAAATAGCCTCAGCAGACGACTACTTCCGTCACAGAGGATTATACCCCAATGCTGACTTTTATGGTAACTTTGTCTTCACTGCTAT TGGCTTCGACCCAGATATTATTCCAGCTGCTATGTTGACGCAGCGAATAATAGGGATAATGGCCCACTGGCGGGAATACATGTGTATGTGCTGA
- a CDS encoding Mss4-like protein, with amino-acid sequence MPLSGHCLCKAVTYKADVEAPLITAYDHCDDCQRQSGSTYSLVAVVPKDKLTINGPTKSYAGQGSSGKAVHRIFCSECGSPIAHDPEAAPEIIALKAGTLDVEIKKNLKPDTEIWTVSKLPFCQEHLAKPFEHMP; translated from the exons ATGCCTTTGTCCGGCCACTGTCTGTGTAAAGCCGTCACCTATAAGGCTGACGTCGAGGCGCCGCTCATCACCGCATACGATCACTGCGACGATTGCCAGCGTCAGAGTGGATCAACCTATT CTCTCGTCGCGGTAGTACCTAAGGACAAACTGACGATCAATGGACCCACCAAGAGCTACGCAGGACAGGGATCATCAGGCAAAGCAGTTCACCGGATTTTCTGTTCGGAATGCGGCTCCCCTATTGCCCACGACCCAGAAGCTGCCCCGGAGATCATCGCCCTTAAGGCCGGCACCCTTGATGtggagatcaagaagaacctgAAGCCT GACACCGAAATCTGGACTGTCAGCAAGCTTCCATTCTGCCAGGAACATCTCGCGAAGCCTTTCGAGCACATGCCGTAA
- a CDS encoding phosphatidylethanolamine-binding protein has product MLCILLYLLWTGAVAQISPLPADIPILYFRYPETSWIYPGDVVLKSRTADLPIISARGLNPELTYLLLFFDLDVIYGMNATVALHWYQPDMLCIMQDTGLLDMSNNKRISDEIDGYSNGGILVNKSLGAEYIAPRPPPFSHHRYVYLLFTQKGDYQFPQCYSHIFPQTATARAGFDIQQFVDVARLGAPVAGNYFIVEYDGPEIEPTATASPTTTWLRSILCEGSDPTGSAAAKACEMEGSLQIVM; this is encoded by the exons ATGTTATgcattttattatatcttctCTGGACTGGGGCAGTAGCTCAAATAAGTCCTTTGCCTGCCGATATCCCGATCTTGTATTTCCGATACCCTGAAACATCGTGGATATATCCTGGGGATGTTGTATTGAAATCTA GAACAGCAGATCTACCCATAATAAGCGCGCGGGGACTTAATCCCGAATTGACCTATCTCCTACTATTTTTTGACTTGGACGTTATCTACGGCATGAACGCAACAGTCGCATTACACTGGTATCAGCCCGACATGCTCTGCATTATGCAAGACACAGGTCTATTGGATATGTCTAATAATAAGCGGATCTCGGACGAGATAGACGGATATTCAAATGGCGGCATCCTCGTGAATAAGAGCTTGGGCGCTGAATACATTGCTCCAAGACCACCGCCCTTCTCACACCATCGATACGTCTACCTCCTCTTCACCCAAAAGGGGGACTACCAATTCCCGCAGTGCTATTCCCATATCTTCCCGCAGACGGCAACGGCGAGAGCGGGCTTCGATATCCAGCAGTTCGTAGACGTTGCTAGGCTTGGTGCACCAGTAGCCGGGAACTATTTTATTGTGGAGTATGATGGGCCCGAGATAGAGCCGACAGCGACGGCTAGTCCGACGACGACGTGGCTAAGGTCTATTCTGTGCGAGGGTTCAGATCCCACGGGTTCGGCGGCGGCGAAGGCATGTGAGATGGAAGGGAGCCTGCAGATTGTCATGTAA
- a CDS encoding aconitase family protein, which yields MSRKRKTGLKDVYQILEDVRKIRIEHVERTSSLGSNLLQNLKIAQDTLRDYGHFREADALTDVLINCAQLPELGGLGLTEHTDLTEEQDLEVLFLVSAWWEALNSADRAKAFPTPLRTRPEGRRGMTLSEKIFSLHDIDQRGSVAPGDLIRVDVDWVIASEASWAGMESTYNRLRKPGIFRNDRFWLAGDHVVDPRINGLPRVQALIDASERAKRVFKLTDYQGMNYTIIHTEFYRERAQPGMLIVGSDSHTCSSGALGCLAIGLGAADVTMPLVTGQTWFKVPESIQIRLVGKPKLGIGGKDTILYILQKLKRNTIASDRIVEYSGSGLEYLSSDARFAISNMTAELGGITGVFVPDILTQRLIQKRKAPRHRTASIYMKPDDDAQYVGTHEIDLSKVQSFIAKYPRPDDVVPVVDCEGMELDGCFIGACTTTEEDLILAALVLEQGLKGGMRPSVKGKRKVVPGSMTILFRLRQLGLIDVYQEAGFDIGIPGCSYCVGMSADQAAPGSIGHLGYAATVAAFSFTMRITDPTFLLDAIDTKKWGNIRRIRDSIIPESPTEIVEYMEPSESSRPCCEIQSKERIIRSMLLDASTVKHQVLTARVQLLGDFIDTDALAPAEFLIGMETHEAAGEHCLQYTHPEFRDRVKGGFNFIVAGKAFGCGSSREQAVMALLGCGAKCVIAESFAFIFQRNMPNLGLLGITMPEKLFHAAAEDGAEIEIDLNDSIINMDGRPFRFSLSPMERELFHHGGIASAFGKFGSNLFEAMTEGKRLGVTPHRGITKATDVHPELQW from the exons ATGTCTCGGAAGAGAAAGACGGGTCTAAAAGACGTCTATCAGATCCTTGAGGATGTGCGGAAGATCAGGATCGAACATGTCGAGA GAACCTCGTCATTAGGCAGCAATCTCTTACAGAACCTTAAGATTGCACAGGATACCCTTCGTGATTACGGCCATTTCCGAGAGGCCGACGCCCTGACAGATGTCCTTATTAACTGTGCACAACTCCCCGAACTGGGTGGGTTAGGTCTGACGGAACATACCGACCTTACCGAGGAACAAGATTTGGAGGTTCTATTTCTGGTGTCGGCATGGTGGGAAGCGTTGAATTCAGCAGACCGGGCCAAGGCATTTCCCACCCCGCTGCGTACCCGTCCTGAAGGACGAAGGGGCATGACCCTGAgtgagaagatcttctcatTGCACGACATTGATCAGCGGGGGTCGGTAGCCCCAGGCGACTTGATACGAGTCGATGTAGATTGGGTCATTGCATCGGAGGCTTCTTGGGCA GGCATGGAGTCAACGTACAACCGCCTTCGGAAACCAGGAATATTCCGTAATGACCGCTTCTGGCTTGCTGGAGATCATGTAGTTGATCCTCGGATCAACGGTCTCCCGAGAGTTCAGGCATTAATCGATGCGAGTGAAAGAGCAAAACGTGTCTTCAAATTGACGGATTACCAAGGCATGAAT TATACAATTATCCACACAGAGTTCTATCGTGAACGAGCACAGCCGGGCATGCTCATAGTAGGGTCGGACTCGCACACCTGTTCATCCGGCGCGCTGGGATGCTTGGCTATCGGTCTTGGTGCTGCAGATGTAACAATGCCGTTGGTAACAGGACAGACATGGTTCAAAGTCCCAGAATCCATCCAAATCCGTCTGGTTGGAAAGCCCAAGCTTGGCATTGGAGGAAAGGATACAATCCTTTATATTTTGCAGAAATTGAAAAGGAATACAATCGCCTCAGACAGAATTGTGGAGTACAGTGGATCTGGACTAGAATACCTGTCCTCTGACGCTCGGTTTGCAATATCGAACATGACAGCA GAGCTCGGTGGTATTACAGGAGTATTCGTCCCAGACATCCTTACACAAAGGCTTATCCAAAAGCGCAAAGCTCCACGCCACAGGACTGCAAGTATCTATATGAAGCCAGATGACGATGCACAATACGTTGGAACCCACGAGATTGATCTCAGCAAAGTTCAATCCTTCATAGCAAAGTACCCTCGGCCGGATGACGTTGTACCCGTTGTTGATTGTGAGGGCATGGAGTTGGACGGTTGCTTTATTGGAGCCTGCACCACTACCGAAGAAGATCTCATATTAGCCGCCTTGGTACTTGAACAAGGTCTGAAAGGTGGGATGAGGCCATCAGTAAAAGGCAAGAGGAAGGTTGTCCCAGGATCGATGACAATTTTGTTTCGACTACGCCAACTCGGCCTCATCGACGTTTACCAGGAAGCGGGTTTCGATATCGGCATCCCTGGATGTAGCTATTGTGTTGGCATGTCTGCTGACCAGGCAGCCCCGG GCTCGATCGGACACCTTGGGTATGCGGCTACCGTTGCTGCATTCTCGTTTACTATGAGGATCACCGATCCTACCTTCCTCCTGGATGCCATTGATACAAAGAAATGGGGCAATATCCGACGAATTAGAGATTCTATTATCCCAGAATCCCCGACCGAGATAGTAGAATATATGGAACCGAGCGAGTCTTCAAGGCCTTGCTGTGAGATCCAGAGCAAGGAACGAATCATCAGAAGTATGCTGCTAGATGCCTCTACAGTGAAGCATCAGGTCCTGACAGCAAGAGTGCAACTGCTTGGAGACTTTATAGATACAGACGCT CTTGCGCCAGCTGAATTCTTAATTGGCATGGAAACTCACGAGGCAGCTGGAGAGCATTGCTTGCAATATACGCACCCGGAATTCCGTGACCGTGTTAAAGGGGGCTTCAATTTTATCGTTGCCGGCAAGGCCTTTGGCTGCGGATCGTCTCGGGAACAGGCTGTCATGGCACTGCTAG GATGCGGTGCTAAATGTGTTATTGCCGAAAGCTTCGCTTTTATCTTTCAGCGTAACATGCCAAACCTTGGACTCCTCGGCATTACCATGCCGGAGAAGTTATTTCACGCGGCTGCCGAGGATGGAGCGGAGATCGAGATTGACTTAAATGATAGCATCATTAATATGGATGGAAGACCGTTCAGGTTCAGTCTCAGTCCAATGGAGAGAGAGCTCTTTCATCATGGTGGTATTGCGTCCGCCTTTGGAAAGTTTGGTAGTAACTTGTTTGAAGCGATGACGGAGGGAAAGAGGTTGGGTGTAACGCCTCACCGTGGCATTACAAAAGCCACTGATGTACACCCCGAGTTGCAGTGGTAG
- a CDS encoding synaptic vesicle transporter (unnamed protein product), with protein sequence MNNSQGAAEDGPPTEITPLLQYHPGKERYSVFSTRQKRLIILTAAIASTFSPISANIYYPALNSIAAGLDVSSSQINLTITTYMICQGLAPTLTGPFADQAGRRPAYILCFLIYIISNIALALQHSYPALLVLRAIQSSGSSGTVALASAVAADVITSAERGTYMSITSLGNILAPSLGPVLGGVLSEYLGWQSIFWFLAMSSTIFFIPLVLLFPETCRTIVGDGSIPASGWNKSILNWWMSKRPHRRPVLIPSASTEPAPQPQLPKRMIHPLSTLSLLFHLPTGLIILSNGLIFASYYAITAGLPSQLRSIYGLSDLNIGLSFIPMGAGTLLSATFNGIIVDWNYRRIVAKDRQDIENFEAEKARLGVGGPVAVRRCTPLSAFVYR encoded by the exons ATGAACAACAGCCAGGGAGCTGCGGAAGATGGACCACCTACCGAAATCACACCCCTTTTACAATATCATCCTGGGAAAGAACGATATTCAGTTTTCAGTACCAGACAGAAGCGGTTGATTATTCTCACAGCAGCCATAGCGTCGACGTTTTCCCCTATCTCAGCTAACATCTACTACCCAGCCCTCAATTCTATAGCTGCTGGCCTGGATGTATCCAGTTCCCAAATCAACCTAACTATAACTACATATATG ATATGTCAAGGCTTGGCTCCGACCCTCACAGGCCCGTTCGCAGACCAAGCTGGACGTCGCCCGGCCTACATCCTCTGCTTTttgatttatataataagcAACATCGCCTTAGCCCTCCAACACAGCTATCCTGCGCTCCTTGTCCTTCGCGCGATTCAGAGCTCCGGTAGCAGCGGCACTGTGGCCTTGGCTTCAGCGGTCGCAGCCGATGTCATCACCTCCGCTGAACGGGGAACGTATATGAGCATTACCTCCTTAGGAAACATCCTTGCACCTTCACTAGGACCTGTCCTTGGTGGTGTCCTGAGCGAGTATCTAGGATGGCAGTCGATATTCTGGTTCCTAGCAATGTCATctaccatcttcttcataccTCTAGTGCTCTTATTTCCAGAAACATGTCGGACGATCGTCGGAGACGGCTCAATCCCGGCATCGGGATGGAACAAATCCATCCTTAACTGGTGGATGTCTAAACGTCCCCACAGAAGGCCCGTTCTTATTCCCTCTGCCAGCACAGAACCGGCCCCCCAACCACAACTGCCAAAAAGAATGATACACCCCCTATCTAcgctctctcttctcttccacctcccCACGGGTCTTATCATCCTATCAAACGGCCTGATATTCGCAAGCTACTACGCCATAACAGCCGGCCTACCTTCCCAACTCAGATCGATCTACGGACTAAGTGACCTGAACATCGGCCTAAGCTTTATCCCAATGGGTGCCGGCACCCTCCTAAGCGCAACATTCAACGGGATAATCGTAGACTGGAACTACCGGCGCATAGTAGCAAAGGACAGACAGGACATAGAAAACTTCGAAGCCGAGAAAGCCAGACTAGGCGTTGGGGGACCGGTGGCTGTACGTCGATGCACACCCCTATCTGCCTTTGTATATCGTTAA
- a CDS encoding putative AflR-like C6 transcription factor — MNRDRSSRMLPDPLPKSVKVRSTCNACQQAKIRCSHERPSCRRCQKHNIDCIYSMSRRLGRPAKKRDNTQDDCLDRGISNHPRNQTNRRVRSPRKRKVKRDSGQRSGHDITNPQDDEEVILDEITFNDSIVDDMSTEDPRLPTPPFLDTDRLSLYDGSDTIDLSDNWLQQFISGQPADLTQDRNFLDTLGLNGADSALTAIPFSTNDFTGSAKTIDVASSELQDQVPLAAYYPPASGFSSYSEPTTESAQIMSEIASSYTGFVKRESFAWSQTIPSSMGNDSARLSGTGEQLNPSITTKGQRRAHEYDHSSEGPVPTTISARQYQCQCHDHIARDLMLLNISASRTWPTVTIDSILKCQQILQQLTDTILECAICCKTRVNLLMIVIVSIDSLITALETITSVDSGVWDGVLVEYHDSRLREYGQEISKGAANRRYKNANFHFKAQVEECPLLVGGFPVPSEEKFVFVKQILHARLCGLSSIIGRIQRCTEEILALPSSFGRLSMISETNRRVHCSIDALQILTDVRNVDTVVEFETILDLVQRVYGQGQAMLSCKDCRKLPLQSSSFLTIPALTDHCLSLFEAVCSAYSITRKNCLFDANILAFEQPLPQFICIRSKVQLGETDLDEAETGMLVHRAGATTLRAYESSIQSTMHRFMAFLDQIKVEQRT; from the exons ATGAATCGAGACAGGTCGTCTAGGATGCTTCCCGATCCTCTTCCTAAAAGCGTCAAAGTACGGTCTACTTGCAATGCTTGTCAGCAAGCCAAAATCCGTTGTAGTCATGAGAGACCGTCGTGTCGACGATGTCAGAAACACAATATAGATTGCATTTACAGCATGTCCCGACGCCTAGGAAGACccgcgaagaagagagacaaTACGCAAGACGATTGCTTGGATCGTGGAATATCAAATCATCCTCGTAATCAGACCAACCGAAGAGTTAGGAGTCCtaggaagaggaaggtaaAGCGGGACTCAGGGCAGAGAAGTGGGCACGATATAACGAACCCtcaggatgacgaggaggtgATCTTGGACGAAATCACCTTCAACGACTCCATTGTGGATGATATGTCCACTGAGGATCCACGCTTACCAACCCCACCATTCTTAGATACAGACAGATTATCACTCTATGATG GCTCCGATACCATTGACCTGTCCGACAACTGGCTACAGCAGTTTATATCTGGTCAGCCGGCCGACTTGACGCAGGACCGTAACTTTCTCGATACCCTTGGTCTAAATGGCGCCGACAGCGCCCTCACAGCGATACCATTCAGCACAAATGACTTCACAGGCTCTGCCAAGACGATCGATGTTGCTTCCTCCGAGCTGCAGGACCAGGTGCCATTAGCCGCGTATTACCCGCCAGCAAGTGGCTTCTCATCCTATAGTGAGCCAACGACTGAAAGTGCCCAGATAATGAGTGAAATAGCGTCCTCTTATACAGGGTTTGTCAAAAGGGAATCATTTGCCTGGTCACAGACTATACCTTCTTCCATGGGAAACGATTCTGCTAGATTGTCCGGCACGGGTGAACAACTGAACCCATCTATTACAACCAAGGGACAACGACGCGCCCACGAATATGATCACTCATCGGAAGGTCCAGTGCCAACGACTATTTCTGCCCGCCAATACCAGTGTCAGTGCCATGATCACATTGCTCGAGATCTGATGCTTCTCAATATAAGCGCTTCTCGCACATGGCCAACTGTCACAATTGACTCGATCTTAAAATGCCAGCAGATCTTACAGCAGTTGACCGATACTATCCTCGAATGCGCCATTTGCTGCAAAACACGAGTAAATCTGCTCATGATAGTGATCGTTAGCATCGACAGTCTGATCACCGCACTTGAAACAATCACGTCCGTTGACAGTGGTGTTTGGGACGGCGTGTTAGTCGAGTATCACGACAGTCGCCTTCGAGAATATGGACAGGAGATTTCGAAAGGGGCTGCCAATCGTCGATACAAAAACGCGAACTTTCACTTCAAGGCACAGGTGGAAGAGTGCCCATTATTAGTGGGTGGGTTCCCTGTCCCATCAGAAGAAAAATTTGTTTTTGTGAAGCAAATTTTGCACGCGCGGCTTTGCGGGTTGTCCAGTATCATCGGTCGCATACAGCGCTGTACTGAGGAAATATTAGCTCTTCCGTCATCATTTGGAAGATTGAGCATGATTTCAGAGACAAATCGAAGGGTGCA TTGCTCAATCGATGCCTTGCAGATTTTGACGGATGTCCGGAATGTAGACACAGTTGTGGAGTTTGAGACGATCCTGGACTTGGTCCAGCGCGTTTATGGACAAGGGCAAGCTATGCTGAGTTGCAAAGATTGTCGCAAACTTCCGCTACAATCCTCGTCTTTCCTAACCATCCCTGCCCTCACCGATCATTGTCTTTCGTTGTTCGAGGCCGTATGCTCAGCATATAGCATCACCCGCAAGAACTGCCTTTTCGACGCGAATATCTTGGCATTTGAACAGCCCCTACCCCAATTTATCTGCATTCGAAGCAAGGTGCAGCTGGGAGAAACAGATTTGGACGAAGCCGAGACGGGGATGTTG GTACACCGAGCTGGGGCAACAACCCTGCGGGCGTACGAGTCGTCCATCCAGTCAACTATGCACCGCTTCATGGCATTCCTGGACCAGATAAAAGTCGAACAACGTACGTAA
- a CDS encoding phosphatidylethanolamine-binding protein encodes MAGILIYLQYFLGRLLYRIRGHDAGQIIRTAAFEQLPMSNMQLEATECGPSGSLMLPHHTCVAADKNGSFPELRWTPPKVQVKEYILISEDIDPPIPRFVVMHGLFYAIPPTITGVLPDDTEQDRNTKDHITRSGWRYVPNLRGSSYIGPAPPLGHGIHRYIFTIIALSEPLRFDRSQRVSKRHIAKAMVGKVAGWGQWVGHFERPWPS; translated from the coding sequence ATGGCTGGGATCCTTATTTATCTACAGTATTTCCTGGGACGGCTTCTCTATCGCATTCGTGGCCACGACGCAGGGCAGATCATCCGCACGGCAGCCTTCGAGCAACTCCCAATGTCCAATATGCAGCTGGAAGCCACAGAATGCGGACCATCCGGCTCACTGATGCTACCGCACCACACTTGTGTAGCTGCTGATAAGAATGGTAGCTTTCCGGAACTTCGCTGGACTCCTCCCAAGGTCCAAGTCAAAGAGTATATCCTGATATCCGAGGATATTGACCCGCCTATACCTCGCTTCGTTGTCATGCATGGGCTGTTTTATGCCATTCCACCTACGATTACGGGAGTGCTCCCAGATGATACCGAGCAGGATAGAAACACAAAAGATCATATTACTCGGTCTGGCTGGAGATACGTCCCTAATCTTCGCGGAAGCTCATACATCGGGCCTGCCCCGCCCTTAGGACACGGCATTCATCGATACATCTTTACTATCATCGCCCTCAGCGAGCCCCTTCGTTTTGATCGTTCGCAAAGGGTCAGCAAGCGGCATATAGCGAAAGCGATGGTTGGCAAGGTCGCCGGATGGGGTCAGTGGGTTGGGCACTTCGAACGTCCCTGGCCTAGTTAG
- a CDS encoding Zn(II)2Cys6 transcription factor — translation MDDQDNAASSKRSKKACTECRQQKASHAARCDAYLNPDRPCTRCVKMKAQCIISDPFRREHKRQRLSELEQETDELRKRLKSSQSVLSQPSPIAMLTAAAELGVHFTGNAVGLDLTPQSQSPPASYAETSVPSLSLGPPLPQVECTPGERASDPTVPRTLDGVEVTGEEIDEIFQLFFHQYAQFLPVLDPLTTPNTYYAQCPFLFWAVIGVACRTYPKNPTLLTALARSITDMALLSLASTSAPWHIIQALLLFLTWPLPKDNTRPELTFPLSGSMLHIAMQNGLHIPMSSHEFTKKRIPAPSEAELVRRAELWTRCVIVYQRACSIKGHPPRSFLELEQDFGQREVDVRKLSPSLVLERKCQELVARCSAAVLEIGVRTMSLEQERALDILLRTFENQVTDLEAQLSQAHDRIQTTICRLSIQMLHFFKSQTLLSTGCIQRLLYTACLAIESIEDISRASLILATTPLELYFALLLASVALLRILKGPSLPGLDIERARSCFFVAINLLKQMSVQNNDAAAKTVIVLNQLWNSTRAFRKPDGSDFPTLRIRSRLMLSPVVDAVWWWREEHDPQCRSGAPSQGNATDGIDTHRDNTGAVVNAPIGLMGRHEPVLFDDQFLADFEWALGDDGLFPPTEPYGSGWS, via the exons ATGGACGATCAAGATAATGCAGC GTCATCGAAACGAAGCAAGAAAGCCTGCACCGAGTGTAGGCAGCAAAAGGCGAGTCACGCC GCTCGATGTGATGCGTACCTCAACCCTGATCGGCCATGCACCAGGTGTGTCAAGATGAAAGCACAGTGCATTATCTCCGACCCATTCCGGAGAGAGCACAAACGCCA GCGACTCTCAGAACTGGAACAGGAGACAGATGAGTTGCGCAAGAGATTGAAGTCTTCGCAGAGTGTTCTTTCTCAGCCCTCACCTATCGCCATGCTGACAGCTGCAGCGGAATTGGGTGTGCATTTCACGGGGAATGCAGTTGGCCTAGACCTAACGCCTCAATCACAGTCACCTCCAGCCTCCTATGCTGAAACATCagttccttctctctctctagGGCCACCGCTACCACAAGTGGAATGTACTCCGGGGGAGAGGGCTTCAGATCCGACAGTGCCGCGTACTTTAGATGGCGTTGAGGTCACCGGAGAAGAAATAGACGAAATATTTCAACT GTTCTTTCACCAATATGCCCAGTTCCTCCCCGTCTTGGACCCATTAACCACCCCTAACACATACTATGCACAATGCCCCTTCCTATTTTGGGCTGTCATCGGGGTCGCATGCAGGACGTACCCGAAGAACCCGACATTGCTTACTGCGCTTGCACGAAGTATCACAGATATGGCTTTACTTTCACTTGCATCGACATCGGCCCCGTGGCATATAATCCAGGCCTTGCTGCTCTTCCTGACATGGCCATTGCCGAAGGATAATACAAGGCCCGAATTAACCTTTCCGTTAAGTGGCAGTATGCTGCATATTGCCATGCAGAACGGGCTTCATATCCCCATGTCTAGCCACGAGTTCACTAAGAAAAGGATCCCTGCCCCATCGGAGGCAGAACTAGTACGGCGAGCCGAGCTTTGGACACGCTGCGTGATTGTGTACCAACG TGCCTGCTCTATAAAGGGACACCCGCCTCGCTCTTTCCTGGAACTTGAGCAGGACTTTGGACAACGTGAAGTGGATGTTCGGAAGCTCTCGCCGTCACTGGTCTTGGAGAGAAAATGTCAAGAGCTGGTTGCCCGTTGTAGTGCAGCTGTTCTCGAGATCGGGGTACGGACAATGTCCCTAGAGCAAGAAAGAGCTTTAGATATTCTCTTACGTACATTCGAGAACCAGGTCACAGATTTGGAGGCACAGCTAAGTCAAG CGCATGACCGAATCCAAACCACCATTTGTCGTCTAAGCATTCAAATGCTACACTTTTTCAAAAGCCAGACGTTGCTCTCGACGGGCTGTATCCAACGTCTTCTATACACTGCCTGTTTGGCTATCGAATCCATCGAAGATATAAGCCGAGCATCCCTGATTCTTGCGACAACACCTCTAGAGCTGTACTTCGCACTGCTCCTCGCTTCAGTAGCTCTCTTACGCATACTGAAGGGCCCCTCGTTACCTGGGCTGGATATTGAGAGGGCTCGATCATGTTTCTTTGTTGCGATTAATCTTCTTAAACAGATGTCTGTCCAGAACAATGATGCTGCAGCGAAAACGGTTATTGTATTAAACCAACTTTGGAATAGTACAAGGGCCTTTCGCAAGCCCGACGGGAGTGATTTTCCAACGCTTCGGATCCGTAGCCGATTGATGCTCAGTCCTGTGGTGGATGCAGTATGGTGGTGGCGGGAAGAGCATGACCCCCAATGTCGGTCAGGGGCCCCCTCCCAAGGAAACGCAACGGATG GAATTGATACCCATCGAGATAACACCGGTGCGGTGGTAAACGCACCGATTGGCCTGATGGGACGCCATGAGCCTGTCCTCTTTGATGATCAGTTTCTGGCTGATTTCGAATGGGCCTTAG